The following are from one region of the Aspergillus chevalieri M1 DNA, chromosome 1, nearly complete sequence genome:
- a CDS encoding C2 domain protein (COG:S;~EggNog:ENOG410PIKS;~InterPro:IPR037767,IPR037765,IPR035892,IPR000008, IPR031468;~PFAM:PF00168;~TransMembrane:3 (i190-208o214-230i384-402o);~go_function: GO:0008289 - lipid binding [Evidence IEA];~go_process: GO:0061817 - endoplasmic reticulum-plasma membrane tethering [Evidence IEA]) — translation MSTNGQGPHSPKQHRVGEHWSAANPVPTIQKFMQHLDTEKREREAHEVEITRKQEDQRREKEALGEKPEDETAAHKNREIPKGKTRMVTDPITGRDIEVEDQDEDSMEPVKNPTLAIPNANIGKETNVKTHANQSYEEYKEAQDVTAPPDPVAEGTTSDVPIRGERTNVLFHPTPAISFKPMFEHLEKRATGMCLGFTLGILFVGRMFGASLWGLVPLAACVTSAVWLWMKEVIRSGRELEWSSEQLRGQTATANLLPESVEWMNSFLGVFWGLVNPEMLSPISDTIEDIMQASSPGVIENVRIAEIDQGNNPLRILSMRALPDDHVENLKENIHEENKKKDPQEAAAAEEGGSYYNLEASFAYHAKPSTQSASSKARNMHMQLVFYLGSRGLFGVPFPVFVELIEMVGTVRLRFQMMPEAPFMKDVTFSLVGIPHIRAGCMPMVRGGVNILNLPLISNFVNYAIGTACSMFAAPKSMTMDLGMMLKGDDVVKETQALGIMWVRIHRAVGLSKQDTRGSEGGGSDPYINLSFSKYGKPMYCTRVITDDLNPIWEETAALLVTPELIKADENLSVELWDSDRTTADDIVGKVELPIREMLQHPARMYPQVSKLQGLSEGSEMPGELHWEVGFFGKPRLRPELITDGKKKDLPENMQDIPEFQDEKGVISNEEEDAIVRTPPDPLWPSGILSIIVHQIVNLQLVDIKGSKGNRKGREYEPARKYGENTEEQGGELPTSYCKVILNDQLVYRTRAKAVSSKPIFNAGTERFIRDWRSAVVTVTVRDQRYREHDPILGVVPLKLSDILQNSSQSTRWYPLDGGVGFGRIRISLLLRHVETKLPPQMLGWDVGTFEFTSNKLIAEGFNHYCKIKLRTGGSSGKLPRHGCHLENNSATFDLTSKTAQRHQIRLPVKHRYRSPVVFELHTQGKHHAAGFAVFWLQHLIDNEDTSIDIPIWSTKKGARLTQNYITETNWKAKEVPGLEDLTEIGRLKFKGRFSPGIDESHEQFVVDNNSRETFESWEACVAEGVRTSNVIAEVPEEVEQLHERSLVNGRDVLKHADLKERRRWIDKQGIDWSGAFGDDPRAYTDHKGRKIAEPGRDKPPHDPVVPPPVEAQAPGTSQFQETEETQAQRSRESGETQNHGQGYDNEHDEDSDTQSSTESEDTPTIISTTTNDTSNTSSNSNGNKADKATKKANKRTDERQQRGLMQWKPARNMAFAKDEAKYALRRVGKKFTGDLTGREPDVETET, via the exons ATGAGCACCAACGGGCAGGGGCCCCATTCCCCCAAACAACACCGGGTAGGTGAGCACTGGAGTGCCGCCAACCCGGTGCCCACCATCCAGAAATTCATGCAACATCTGGACACCGAGAAACGCGAACGAGAAGCCCACGAAGTAGAAATCACgaggaaacaagaagaccaGCGCCGCGAGAAAGAAGCACTCGGAGAAAAACCGGAAGATGAGACGGCCGCTCATAAGAATCGGGAGATCCCCAAGGGGAAGACTAGGATGGTTACAGATCCAATAACGGGTCGCGATATTGAGGTGGAGGATCAGGATGAGGATTCGATGGAGCCGGTTAAGAATCCGACG TTGGCGATTCCAAATGCCAATATTGGCAAGGAAACG AACGTCAAAACCCATGCGAACCAAAGCTACGAAGAATACAAAGAAGCACAAGATGTCACGGCCCCTCCAGATCCCGTCGCTGAAGGGACAACATCCGACGTCCCCATTCGAGGCGAGAGAACGAACGTTCTCTTTCACCCTACCCCGGCGATCTCGTTTAAGCCTATGTTCGAACACCTGGAAAAGCGTGCGACAGGGATGTGCTTGGGGTTTACACTGGGAATTCTGTTTGTTGGTAGGATGTTTGGTGCTTCTCTCTGgggattggtgccgttggcTGCTTGCGTCACATCAGCCGTATGGCTGTGGATGAAGGAGGTCATTCGAAGTGGCCGGGAATTAGAATGGAGCAGTGAGCAACTCCGAGGACAAACG GCTACGGCAAATCTTCTTCCTGAATCAGTCGAGTGGATGAACAGTTTCCttggtgtcttctggggACTCGTTAACCCTGAGATGCTGTCCCCCATCAGCGACACCATTGAGGACATTATGCAGGCGTCCTCACCCGGCGTGATTGAAAATGTGCGGATCGCTGAGATTGACCAAGGGAACAACCCTCTACGAATCCTGAGCATGCGCGCTCTCCCGGACGACCACGTCGAGAACCTCAAAGAGAACATCCACGAggagaacaagaaaaaagaccCGCAAGAAGCTGCCGCTGCAGAAGAGGGTGGTAGCTACTACAACCTTGAAGCATCTTTTGCCTACCACGCGAAACCGAGTACCCAATCTGCTTCATCAAAAGCGCGTAATATGCACATGCAACTCGTCTTCTACCTGGGATCCCGGGGTCTCTTTGGCGTGCCATTCCCTGTTTTCGTGGAATTGATTGAAATGGTTGGGACGGTACGCTTGCGGTTTCAGATGATGCCCGAGGCTCCGTTCATGAAGGATGTGACGTTCAGCTTGGTAGGCATTCCCCATATCCGGGCTGGCTGTATGCCCATGGTGCGTGGCGGTGTCAACATCTTGAACCTTCCCTTGATATCCAACTTTGTCAACTATGCCATTGGAACTGCCTGTAGCATGTTTGCCGCTCCCAAGTCGATGACAATGGACCTGGGCATGATGCTGAAGGGCGACGACGTTGTCAAAGAGACCCAGGCTTTAGGTATCATGTGGGTTCGCATACACCGTGCTGTTGGGTTGAGCAAACAAGATACCCGTGGCAGTGAGGGCGGAGGTAGCGACCCCTATATCAACTTGTCCTTCTCCAAGTACGGAAAGCCTATGTATTGTACGCGTGTGATCACAGATGACCTCAACCCTATCTGGGAGGAAACTGCAGCGCTTCTCGTTACCCCAGAGCTGATAAAGGCCGATGAAAACCTGAGTGTCGAGCTCTGGGATTCTGACCGTACCACTGCTGATGACATCGTTGGCAAAGTGGAACTCCCAATCCGTGAGATGCTTCAACACCCGGCTCGGATGTATCCTCAGGTGTCAAAGCTCCAGGGTCTAAGCGAAGGCAGCGAGATGCCGGGTGAATTGCACTGGGAAGTTGGATTCTTTGGTAAGCCCCGGTTGAGGCCTGAACTGATCACCGATGGTAAGAAGAAGGACCTACCGGAGAACATGCAAGACATTCCAGAATTTCAGGACGAGAAGGGCGTTATCAGcaacgaggaagaggacgcGATCGTCCGCACACCCCCGGATCCTCTCTGGCCCAGTGGTATTCTGAGTATCATTGTCCACCAGATTGTGAATCTGCAGCTGGTCGATATTAAGGGTAGCAAAGGCAAccgaaaaggaagagagtaTGAACCGGCTAGGAAGTACGGTGAAAATACTGAAGAGCAGGGTGGCGAGTTGCCTACCAGCTACTGCAAGGTTATACTCAATGACCAATTG GTCTACCGTACTCGAGCGAAAGCCGTGAGCTCCAAGCCAATTTTCAATGCTGGAACCGAGCGGTTCATCCGCGACTGGAGATCTGCCGTGGTCACCGTGACTGTCCGAGACCAGCGATATCGCGAGCACGATCCCATCTTGGGTGTGGTGCCACTGAAACTCTCAGATATTCTCCAGAATAGCTCACAGTCCACAAGATGGTACCCGCTTGATGGCGGTGTAGGATTCGGCCGCATCCGCATCTCGCTTCTGCTCCGGCATGTCGAGACCAAGCTTCCTCCACAGATGCTGGGTTGGGATGTTGGAACATTCGAGTTCACCTCCAATAAGCTCATTGCGGAGGGCTTCAACCACTACTGCAAGATCAAGCTTCGCACAGGGGGTAGCAGCGGAAAACTCCCACGTCACGGATGCCACCTTGAGAACAACAGTGCCACCTTCGACCTCACCAGCAAAACAGCACAAAGACACCAGATCCGTCTCCCCGTGAAGCACCGCTACCGTAGCCCTGTGGTCTTTGAGCTCCACACGCAAGGCAAGCACCACGCAGCGGGATTCGCGGTCTTCTGGCTCCAGCACCTCATTGACAACGAAGACACCTCTATCGATATCCCCATCTGGTCTACGAAGAAAGGTGCTCGCCTGACACAGAACTATATCACCGAGACCAATTGGAAAGCCAAGGAAGTTCCCGGTCTGGAAGACCTTACTGAGATTGGCCGTCTCAAATTCAAGGGCCGCTTCAGCCCAGGAATCGACGAGTCCCATGAACAATTCGTCGTCGACAACAACTCCCGCGAGACCTTCGAGTCATGGGAAGCCTGTGTCGCGGAAGGCGTCCGCACAAGCAATGTCATCGCTGAAGTCCCGGAAGAAGTCGAGCAGTTGCATGAGCGATCCCTCGTGAACGGACGCGACGTGCTCAAGCATGCGGATCTAAAGGAACGCAGGCGCTGGATTGACAAGCAAGGAATCGACTGGAGTGGTGCTTTTGGTGATGATCCGCGCGCCTATACGGATCACAAGGGACGCAAGATTGCCGAGCCGGGGCGTGATAAGCCCCCCCATGACCCTGTTGTTCCGCCGCCAGTTGAAGCACAAGCACCAGGAACCAGCCAGTTTCAGGAAACCGAGGAAACCCAGGCGCAACGGTCACGGGAGTCCGGTGAGACCCAGAACCATGGTCAGGGGTACGATAACGAGCATGACGAAGACTCCGATACCCAATCCTCAACAGAAAGCGAAGATACCCCTACAATCATAAGCACCACAACCAATGATACCAGCAACACCAGCAGCAACTCCAACGGCAACAAAGCCGACAAAGCCACCAAAAAGGCGAACAAACGCACAGATGAACGTCAGCAACGCGGACTGATGCAGTGGAAGCctgcgaggaacatggcgTTTGCAAAGGACGAGGCGAAGTATGCACTGAGGAGGGTTGGAAAGAAGTTTACGGGCGATTTGACTGGGAGAGAGCCGGACGTTGAGACGGAGACTTAG
- a CDS encoding putative DNA polymerase iota (COG:L;~EggNog:ENOG410PKJB;~InterPro:IPR001126,IPR036775,IPR043128,IPR017961, IPR043502;~PFAM:PF00817,PF11799;~go_function: GO:0003684 - damaged DNA binding [Evidence IEA];~go_process: GO:0006281 - DNA repair [Evidence IEA]) translates to MANRDGNGRVILHLDYDCFYAAVFEVDQPALKSRPLAVQQKQIIVTCNYEARRRGLYKLQRIQDARQVCPDAVIVLGEDLTQFRDVSKELFLYLRSLIWGDRVERLGFDELFLDVTDMIDYNIDLLNTNNLEHSFFHLDRQDPTVGFIYNATEFYGPTWPPVDQQPTNSPETRGYFLAPKSDLLCMRLLVASHLAGYLRQQLESHKGYTATVGISTNKLLAKLAGKVHKPKSQTTLLPPYGVDEGPDVTIDSNVIRFMNGHEIRKIPGIGSKIAHKLHDHMSRSMDNPLTVRELRLLPGMGPGLLNRIVGGPGYSKGMGARVWGLIHGIDNSEVLEARDVPTQISIEDSYGRLDRFEIVKNELVKLTVSLLRRMRIDLTEEDSAGGAIRWRAHPRTLRLTSRPRRPSNPDNPYHNRMSRSVALPQYVFNMGDRVEAVAERLVQEHVLALFRRLHPEKSGWNLSLLNIAVTNMVDIAGDKKQNSGRDIGSMFQKQGSVRIPAEDVTIHADEPTWEESDEDEAMPSVPCRVCGEMIPCLAVEAHEVYHQAPD, encoded by the exons ATGGCTAACAGAGACGGTAATGGTCGGGTTATCCTCCACTTG GATTATGACTGTTTCTATGCCGCCGTCTTCGAGGTCGACCAGCCGGCTTTGAAATCACGTCCGCTGGCCGtccaacagaaacaaatTATCGTGACATGTAACTATGAAGCCCGGAGGAGGGGCTTGTACAAGTTGCAGCGTATCCAGGATGCCAGGCAAGTGTGTCCCGATGCGGTTATTGTCTTGGGGGAGGACCTCACCCAGTTCCGGGATGTGTCCAAAGAGCTTTTCCTGTATTTGCGGAGCTTAATTTGGGGTGACCGTGTTGAAAGATTGGGATTTGATGAG TTATTTCTTGACGTGACTGACATGATTGACTACAACATCGACTTATTGAACACCAACAACTTGGAACACTCGTTTTTCCATCTCGACCGTCAGGATCCTACTGTCGGTTTCATCTACAACGCCACCGAGTTCTACGGTCCTACCTGGCCCCCGGTTGATCAGCAACCAACCAATTCGCCAGAAACACGAGGATACTTTCTGGCCCCCAAATCAGATCTACTGTGCATGCGGCTCTTAGTAGCTTCGCATTTAGCTGGCTATCTGCGACAACAGCTGGAGTCTCACAAGGGCTACACAGCCACAGTAGGCATCTCCACAAACAAACTATTGGCAAAGCTGGCAGGCAAAGTCCATAAGCCCAAGAGTCAGACCACGCTTCTGCCACCCTATGGAGTCGATGAGGGACCAGATGTCACCATTGATAGTAATGTCATCCGCTTTATGAACGGTCATGAGATCCGAAAGATCCCGGGGATAGGCTCCAAAATTGCGCATAAACTCCATGACCACATGTCTCGCTCGATGGATAACCCCCTTACCGTGCGCGAGCTTCGTCTGTTGCCTGGAATGGGTCCCGGGTTGCTCAACCGCATTGTGGGGGGTCCTGGGTATTCTAAGGGAATGGGTGCACGGGTTTGGGGGCTGATTCATGGTATCGATAATTCCGAAGTCCTGGAAGCCAGAGATGTTCCGACGCAAATAAGCATTGAAGACTCTTACGGCCGGCTGGACCGTTTCGAAATTGTGAAGAATGAGCTGGTGAAGCTAACGGTCAGCTTGCTTCGTCGGATGCGCATTGATTTGACCGAGGAGGACTCGGCCGGAGGTGCCATCCGATGGCGTGCCCATCCGCGAACCCTGCGTCTGACTAGCCGACCCCGTCGCCCTTCCAACCCGGACAACCCTTATCACAATCGCATGTCTCGTTCTGTGGCACTGCCCCAGTATGTCTTCAACATGGGCGATCGGGTTGAGGCTGTAGCCGAGAGGCTAGTGCAGGAGCATGTTTTGGCCCTATTTCGGCGTCTTCACCCGGAGAAGTCTGGGTGGAATCTGAGTTTACTAAATATCGCCGTGACTAACATGGTTGATATTGCGGGGGACAAAAAGCAGAACAGTGGGAGAGATATCGGGTCTATGTTTCAGAAACAGGGATCAGTGCGTATTCCTGCTGAGGATGTGACTATCCATGCAGATGAGCCTACATGGGAAGAGAGCGACGAGGACGAAGCCATGCCGAGCGTGCCATGCAGGGTTTGTGGCGAGATGATTCCTTGTTTGGCTGTGGAGGCCCATGAAGTGTATCACCAAGCGCCGGATTAG
- a CDS encoding uncharacterized protein (COG:S;~EggNog:ENOG410Q2BH): MAFLNNYPPSLITGLTLEFTRQPCTRQTFTTMESLITAARTIQTQLTRNSTTNQYLLVQNLPTDMLNSLIEDKNALDGITFRFTFEGSTGLIKIIPAKHTAVTRELAKTILLECLLAGVPSKEEIYWTGGSTAPTMYKAAAGDANSKDKGKQPDDSFLPLTRQPHGWPTLVIESGIPQSLPRLREDAKWWFETSAGAVRSVLLLGINTDIRTIEVEKWAFGHTHACPIRAPYLVQSVTVSPRGVEGGAAVMIRFRELFCRPRKWDDEERDILLGGKGLADVVRVLD; this comes from the coding sequence ATGGCGTTCCTCAACAACTACCCTCCCTCCCTCATAACAGGCCTCACCCTAGAGTTCACCAGGCAACCTTGCACCAGACAAACCTTCACCACCATGGAATCCCTCATCACAGCTGCACGCACCATCCAAACCCAACTAACAAGAAATAGCACCACAAACCAATACCTCCTAGTCCAAAATCTACCCACGGACATGCTCAACAGCCTCATCGAAGACAAAAATGCCCTAGACGGGATCACCTTCCGATTCACCTTCGAGGGAAGCACAGGACTAATCAAGATAATCCCAGCTAAGCATACCGCTGTGACAAGAGAACTAGCAAAGACCATCCTGCTAGAATGTCTTCTTGCCGGCGTCCCAAGCAAAGAGGAGATTTACTGGACAGGAGGCAGTACCGCGCCCACTATGTACAAGGCAGCAGCTGGCGACGCCAACAGCAAAGACAAAGGGAAACAACCAGATGATAGCTTCCTGCCACTAACCCGCCAGCCACACGGCTGGCCAACATTAGTCATCGAATCTGGTATTCCACAATCCCTCCCTCGTCTCCGCGAGGATGCGAAATGGTGGTTTGAGACTTCCGCCGGAGCGGTGCGCTCGGTTCTCCTTTTGGGAATCAACACGGATATCAGAACGATCGAGGTAGAGAAGTGGGCGTTTGGTCACACCCATGCTTGTCCTATTAGGGCTCCGTACCTGGTGCAGAGCGTTACTGTCTCGCCTAGGGGGGTTGAGGGAGGTGCGGCGGTAATGATTCGGTTCCGGGAGTTGTTCTGTAGGCCTCGGAAATGGGACGATGAGGAGAGGGATATTTTACTGGGGGGTAAGGGGTTGGCTGATGTTGTTAGGGTTTTAGATTag
- a CDS encoding uncharacterized protein (COG:S;~EggNog:ENOG410PRMV;~InterPro:IPR028143;~PFAM:PF08690;~TransMembrane:3 (i184-206o226-243i263-280o)), translating to MSAPEESAAQRSARLRRERREAKIKEGGTARLDKITSMSGRTPASAREDASPTPAPQPTSLTSAPRPAPTVTPATVIQDQQSPDDLQAQQEYFRALLRQAAPAQGQQQQLQEQGIEDEDPAVKLLHSILAGNVPGSEQGGAGAGGAEGPSQADLLSALGLPPFLSSLVGAATQTKSETEKQETWVWKMVHVAFALVMAVYVLVVIGTSVATYGSSPPPPATARNPFVVFTTGEMVLSGARMALKSRRGANGGIGVWVEMMRDAVRDGALMVFVLGMGTWWQGW from the exons ATGTCTGCTCCAGAAGAATCGGCCGCACAGAGATCTGCCCGTCTCCGTCGCGAACGTCGGGAGGCCAAGATCAAAGAAGGGGGTACTGCGCGGTTGGACAAGATCACCAGTATGAGTGGACGGACGCCGGCGAGTG CCCGTGAAGATGCGTCGCCGACCCCAGCACCACAGCCAACGAGCCTGACATCCGCCCCCCGACCGGCACCGACCGTGACTCCTGCTACGGTCATCCAGGATCAGCAATCACCGGATGACCTCCAGGCGCAACAAGAGTACTTCCGGGCGCTTCTCCGACAAGCCGCCCCTGCGCAGggacaacagcaacagctgCAGGAGCAAGGAATTGAGGACGAGGATCCGGCCGTGAAATTACTTCATTCAATTCTCGCAGGGAACGTACCGGGATCAGAACAAGGAGGGGCAGGGGCAGGGGGTGCAGAAGGGCCATCACAGGCCGATCTGCTGTCTGCACTTGGTCTCCCACCGTTCTTGTCAAGTCTGGTTGGAGCAGCTACGCAGACTAAGTCGGAGACGGAGAAACAAGAGACATGGGTGTGGAAAATGGTTCATGTGGCTTTTGCGCTGGTTATGGCGGTCTATGTTTTGGTCGTGATCGGCACGTCGGTAGCAACCTATGGCAGCTCccctccaccgccagcgaCGGCGCGAAATCCATTTGTGGTGTTTACGACAGGGGAGATGGTGTTGAGTGGAGCACGGATGGCACTCAAGAGCCGACGGGGTGCGAACGGAGGCATAGGGGTGTGGGTAGAAATGATGCGAGATGCGGTTCGGGATGGAGCATTGATGGTGTTTGTGCTGGGGATGGGGACATGGTGGCAGGGGTGGTAA
- a CDS encoding uncharacterized protein (COG:S;~EggNog:ENOG410PX7E): protein MLVVPMPPQTSHLHPASKSPSSYPSSSSTPTTTTTPGETRPKLATKPKLTLQTSSLPRTFGRSTTGLSLSLATASPTVSNTFKNAYEPCPPSAIPTTSSSTPSPIKTSTPLKHSRQPSSNNPYQQPLGVKSILRNSPLDSTSHRRSVSIGGGNGASGSRRVFFPTKKQVTFRQTLDEEIRTVHYVARHSDLLAEESDLDNQKKEQKQKQEQPVQEGSDSDSDSNSSLAPSDSGSDDDQTGSLDKSERRKRKSLSAERQVRAAALLDGLEGDAYGISTPQTPRQGRVKRRREWKWTLGPVEARNEIYGLPRTPDEAKSFDSEGKKHEHENETESLGSCESDWTSASWSGSSVASYTNTRPDEFKTA, encoded by the coding sequence ATGCTTGTCGTCCCCATGCCCCCGCAAACGTCGCATTTGCATCCTGCCTCCAAGTCGCCCTCTTCTTacccttcatcatcttctacgccaacaacaacaaccactcCCGGCGAGACGCGCCCCAAGCTTGCCACCAAACCGAAGCTCACTCTCCAAACCTCGTCGCTTCCTCGCACATTTGGCCGTTCTACCACTGGCCTGTCTCTCTCGCTGGCCACTGCCTCTCCGACCGTATCCAACACCTTCAAAAATGCCTATGAGCCATGCCCGCCCTCCGCCATCCCCACCACATCCTCTTCGACGCCCTCTCCGATCAAGACCTCTACTCCTTTGAAACACTCGAGACAACCTTCCTCCAATAACCCCTACCAACAACCACTGGGCGTGAAGAGCATCCTGCGCAACTCGCCCTTGGATTCCACATCTCATCGCCGGTCGGTTTCGATCGGTGGTGGCAATGGCGCATCGGGATCTCGTCGGGTATTCTTCCCTACCAAGAAACAAGTGACCTTTCGGCAAACATTAGATGAGGAGATCCGGACTGTGCATTATGTGGCACGGCATTCGGATCTCCTCGCGGAAGAGTCGGATCTAGACAACCAGAAGaaggagcagaagcagaagcaggaACAGCCGGTCCAGGAGGGATCCGATTCAGACTCTGATTCGAACTCGAGTCTGGCACCGTCGGATTCTGGCTCGGATGATGACCAGACAGGGTCGCTAGACAAATCTGAACGGAGAAAGCGGAAGAGTCTCAGCGCAGAGAGACAAGTCCGCGCTGCGGCATTACTGGATGGCCTTGAGGGCGATGCGTATGGGATTTCGACACCACAAACACCCCGCCAGGGTCGTGTCAAGCGTCGTCGCGAATGGAAATGGACATTAGGCCCGGTCGAGGCGCGCAATGAAATTTACGGCCTTCCTCGGACGCCTGACGAGGCCAAATCTTTCGACTcggaaggaaagaaacacGAGCACGAAAACGAAACAGAAAGCCTGGGGTCATGTGAATCCGACTGGACGTCAGCCTCATGGTCCGGTTCATCAGTTGCTTCATATACGAACACTAGGCCTGACGAGTTCAAGACTGCATGA